From the Rhodothalassiaceae bacterium genome, one window contains:
- a CDS encoding amidase → MTGFFGLDGRSGRDGMAAAAAIAAGRCRPEDLIAWLEDAHAALNPRLGLTTVFDPAAARAALRRGGVPGGSPLAGLPWLLKDMTLFCAPWPTSNGLAALASLPVPGDSLIVSRGRAAGLLPCGKTAVPEFGFSISSVSPVHGTTRNPWDPARAAGGSSGGAAAAVAARLVPFAHASDGAGSIRVPAAFCGVFGFKPSRGRTSYAPYLGDVWQGLASEGVISLSVRDAAAYLDILCGPAPGDPYALPDRADLLAAAGAAELGRPRIGLITDEGPLATDPALAAAVTELARELEAAGARIAEVSFTHDFAAISDAFLTLAAAEAAAAIAAVEEATGTPFDLATLSPVVAGLIEAGRRMPAPALARAQEALRIAARVIAGSCADGDLLLLPAVPRAAPAADAFPFSNPDWRAHAEAVLAWLFFTLPFNVSGQPAASLPGVFDAAGMPLGIQLVARRGEDARLMAAAAWIERKREWRSPRPPLSAA, encoded by the coding sequence ATGACCGGATTTTTCGGACTGGACGGCCGGAGCGGCCGCGACGGAATGGCGGCTGCGGCGGCGATCGCGGCCGGGCGCTGCCGGCCGGAGGATCTCATCGCCTGGCTCGAGGACGCCCACGCGGCCCTCAACCCGCGGCTCGGGCTCACCACGGTCTTCGATCCCGCCGCGGCCCGCGCGGCGCTTCGGCGGGGCGGGGTGCCGGGCGGCAGTCCGCTCGCGGGGCTGCCCTGGCTGCTGAAGGACATGACGCTTTTCTGCGCGCCCTGGCCCACCAGCAACGGACTCGCCGCCCTCGCATCCCTGCCCGTGCCGGGCGACAGCCTGATCGTCTCGCGGGGGCGGGCGGCCGGGCTGCTGCCCTGCGGCAAGACGGCGGTGCCCGAGTTCGGGTTCTCGATTTCCAGCGTCTCCCCGGTGCACGGGACGACCCGCAACCCCTGGGATCCCGCACGCGCCGCCGGCGGATCGAGCGGAGGTGCCGCGGCGGCGGTCGCGGCGCGGCTCGTGCCCTTCGCCCATGCGAGCGACGGGGCGGGCTCGATCCGGGTGCCGGCCGCCTTCTGCGGCGTCTTCGGCTTCAAGCCGTCGCGCGGACGCACCAGCTACGCCCCCTATCTGGGCGACGTCTGGCAGGGGCTCGCTTCAGAGGGCGTGATCTCGCTCAGCGTGCGCGACGCCGCGGCCTATCTCGACATCCTCTGCGGCCCCGCTCCGGGCGACCCTTACGCGCTGCCGGACCGCGCCGACCTGCTCGCGGCCGCAGGCGCGGCCGAACTCGGGCGCCCGCGCATCGGTCTCATCACCGACGAGGGGCCGCTTGCGACCGATCCCGCCCTCGCCGCGGCCGTCACGGAGCTGGCCCGTGAGCTGGAGGCGGCCGGAGCACGGATCGCGGAGGTCTCCTTCACCCATGATTTCGCGGCGATCTCGGACGCCTTCCTCACGCTGGCGGCGGCCGAGGCGGCGGCCGCGATCGCAGCCGTCGAGGAGGCGACCGGCACGCCCTTCGATCTCGCCACCCTCTCGCCCGTGGTCGCGGGCCTGATCGAGGCGGGGCGGCGAATGCCCGCTCCCGCGCTCGCCCGCGCCCAAGAGGCTCTGAGAATCGCGGCGCGCGTGATCGCGGGTTCTTGCGCGGACGGCGATCTGCTGCTGCTGCCCGCGGTGCCGCGCGCCGCGCCCGCCGCCGACGCCTTTCCCTTCTCCAATCCCGACTGGCGCGCCCATGCCGAGGCCGTGCTCGCCTGGCTGTTCTTCACCCTGCCCTTCAATGTCTCGGGACAGCCCGCCGCTTCCCTGCCCGGCGTGTTCGACGCCGCCGGCATGCCGCTCGGGATCCAGCTCGTCGCGCGCCGCGGCGAGGACGCCCGGCTGATGGCGGCCGCGGCCTGGATCGAGCGGAAGCGGGAATGGCGCAGCCCGCGCCCGCCGCTCTCAGCCGCGTGA
- a CDS encoding succinylglutamate desuccinylase/aspartoacylase yields the protein MRRRRAGSPHRLTIALADPGREHRLVAHVFDSGRPGPRICLQAGLHGGEHAGIYLLTRLAHRLLATPGLRPVRGSLVILPLANPFGPHQMLLGEQAGRYALADGGNFNRGFQTVVPLAAELLPAIAEGLGGGRRMLRLAAEGGRSVLPLWRAALLALGASCDLVVDLHCDGESILHAYAPARHPLLESLFRHLGVALVLEGTDGEAGAFEETLVLEASRIPGARRPLATTVELRGRADVGGAAARRDKAALLAFLAEEGMIAARAEPPAGEAPIWRPLSHVAYVAMPAAGVVDYRAAPGSRIAAGAPLATLARLDARGRPLLEPVTAPADGLMFARHHRRFLHAGEIVAKIAAETPRAGPGPLLPA from the coding sequence ATGCGACGCAGGCGGGCGGGGAGCCCGCACCGGCTGACCATCGCGCTGGCCGATCCCGGGCGCGAGCACCGGCTTGTCGCGCATGTCTTCGACAGCGGTCGGCCGGGGCCGCGCATCTGCCTGCAGGCGGGGCTGCACGGCGGCGAGCATGCGGGCATCTATCTGCTCACCCGGCTCGCCCACCGCCTGCTCGCCACGCCCGGCCTGAGGCCGGTGCGGGGCAGCCTCGTCATCCTGCCTCTCGCCAACCCCTTCGGTCCGCACCAGATGCTGCTGGGAGAGCAGGCGGGTCGCTACGCGCTGGCGGACGGCGGCAATTTCAACCGCGGCTTCCAGACGGTGGTGCCCTTGGCGGCGGAGCTGCTGCCGGCGATCGCGGAAGGGTTGGGCGGCGGGCGGCGGATGCTGCGCCTTGCGGCCGAGGGCGGCCGGAGTGTCCTTCCCCTTTGGCGGGCGGCGCTCCTGGCGCTCGGTGCGAGCTGCGATCTGGTGGTCGATCTCCACTGCGACGGCGAATCCATTCTGCATGCCTACGCCCCCGCGCGCCATCCCCTGCTCGAATCGCTGTTCCGGCACCTCGGGGTCGCGCTCGTGCTCGAGGGCACCGACGGCGAGGCGGGCGCCTTCGAGGAGACGCTCGTGCTCGAGGCCTCCCGCATCCCCGGCGCCCGGCGGCCGCTCGCGACCACCGTCGAGCTGCGCGGGCGGGCCGACGTCGGCGGCGCGGCCGCCAGGCGCGACAAGGCGGCGCTGCTCGCCTTCCTCGCCGAGGAGGGCATGATCGCGGCCCGGGCGGAGCCGCCCGCCGGAGAGGCTCCCATCTGGCGCCCGCTGTCCCATGTCGCCTATGTCGCCATGCCGGCCGCCGGCGTGGTGGACTACCGGGCCGCACCCGGATCGCGGATCGCGGCCGGGGCCCCGCTCGCCACGCTTGCGCGGCTCGATGCCCGGGGCCGGCCCCTTCTGGAGCCCGTCACCGCGCCGGCGGACGGTCTGATGTTCGCGCGCCACCACCGGCGCTTCCTGCATGCGGGCGAGATCGTCGCCAAGATCGCCGCCGAGACGCCCCGGGCGGGGCCGGGGCCGCTCCTGCCCGCCTAG
- a CDS encoding glutamine synthetase has protein sequence MHDQQPRFQPSAAAGNGGAGADVTVFAGHLDLGGILRGRPLARARLEELMAVGVGWVPVNQAISPLDGIPADAPFGAIGDLRLVPDADALFLAHTAGPDRPPLALALGGLVELDGSPSPLCPRHLLEAAAARLLERHGFTLKVAFEQEFTLRGCAPTPGFSLARLRAEAELVERWHAALEEAGMELAMLLPEFGAGQFEFSLAPAGPVRAADLAAAAREIIRDAARQMGRSVTFSPAPVVGGIGNGVHVHISLADADGRPVGHDPAGPGGLSAPFAAFLAGVAEALPAITYLLAPSPVSYIRLQPHRWSAAGACLGLQNREAALRICPVHALGGAAPAAQFNVELRIPDATANFYLLLAAVIEAGLAGLARGRPPQTIVEDDVAALTPEQRAALDIRPLPESLADARARFLASRWATGLLPDAMLRCFDAMKRHEMEQADGCDEDELVRRYAEVF, from the coding sequence GTGCACGACCAGCAGCCCCGCTTTCAACCATCCGCCGCCGCAGGGAACGGCGGCGCAGGCGCGGATGTCACCGTTTTCGCCGGACATCTCGACCTCGGCGGCATTCTGCGCGGCCGCCCGCTTGCGCGCGCGCGGCTCGAGGAACTGATGGCCGTCGGGGTCGGATGGGTGCCGGTCAATCAGGCGATCTCCCCGCTCGACGGGATTCCCGCGGACGCACCCTTCGGCGCCATCGGCGATCTGCGCCTCGTGCCGGATGCCGACGCCCTGTTCCTCGCCCATACGGCGGGCCCAGACCGTCCGCCGCTTGCGCTTGCGCTCGGGGGACTGGTGGAGCTCGACGGCTCGCCCTCGCCGCTGTGTCCGCGTCATCTCCTCGAGGCGGCCGCCGCGCGTCTCTTGGAGCGGCACGGGTTCACGCTCAAGGTGGCCTTCGAGCAGGAATTCACCCTGCGCGGCTGCGCGCCGACGCCGGGCTTTTCGCTTGCGCGCCTGCGCGCCGAGGCGGAGCTGGTGGAGCGCTGGCATGCCGCCCTCGAGGAGGCGGGGATGGAGCTTGCCATGCTGCTCCCGGAATTCGGCGCCGGCCAGTTCGAGTTCTCGCTCGCCCCCGCCGGGCCCGTGCGGGCCGCGGATCTCGCCGCCGCCGCCCGCGAGATCATACGCGATGCGGCCCGGCAGATGGGCCGCAGCGTCACCTTCTCGCCGGCACCCGTGGTCGGCGGCATCGGCAACGGCGTGCATGTCCACATCTCTCTCGCGGATGCGGACGGCCGGCCCGTCGGCCATGATCCGGCCGGGCCCGGCGGCCTGTCTGCGCCCTTCGCCGCCTTCCTCGCCGGCGTCGCCGAGGCGCTGCCCGCGATCACCTATCTGCTCGCGCCCAGCCCCGTCTCCTACATCCGCCTGCAGCCCCATCGCTGGAGCGCGGCGGGCGCCTGCCTCGGCCTGCAAAACCGGGAGGCGGCGCTGCGCATCTGTCCCGTGCATGCCCTGGGCGGCGCGGCGCCCGCCGCCCAGTTCAACGTCGAGCTGCGCATTCCCGACGCGACCGCCAATTTCTACCTGCTGCTCGCCGCGGTGATCGAGGCGGGGCTTGCGGGGCTCGCAAGGGGCCGGCCGCCGCAGACCATCGTTGAAGACGACGTCGCCGCTCTCACCCCCGAGCAGCGCGCCGCCCTCGACATCCGGCCGCTGCCGGAAAGCCTCGCCGATGCGCGGGCGCGCTTTCTCGCAAGCCGGTGGGCGACGGGCCTGCTGCCGGATGCGATGCTGCGCTGCTTCGACGCCATGAAGCGCCACGAGATGGAGCAGGCGGACGGGTGTGACGAAGACGAGCTGGTGCGCCGCTATGCCGAGGTCTTCTGA
- a CDS encoding ligand-gated channel: MAFVTHASRTAGSRLAALIAAGATLAVVPAPAAAQAAEDSLVLEEIVVTARKRQETLFSVPMSLAVLTAGEIARADIETSVDLVGRIPGLSLSSDGLSPGRDFRFLVIRGVGSTTSGDPAVPVFIDGVYQPRLGFDAAFFDVERVEVLRGPQGTLFGRNTEGGAVNIVTRRPDDETRGRVGFLYDEFNTLRAQGQLSGPIAEGWAASVAFSGETTDGWLDNPVVPARAKGDLNTVIKPADANDGRDIYGRAALRYYGRDDLEFMLSADIQDFKGLAGLPGVPRGCRCYDVFTEFQLDERDRNRGVSAHLEKDLAFGTLTAITGWRHLSTRLPFDFDGGADVSGNIHDFRTRQDFLSEELRLAGARGALDWLAGVYAFREKLDSRRRYDLPNNPMLPGLVIRAQDVLSRRVGFAAFLQGSWRIADDLELTLGGRFSKEWARAKLAVDFSIAGFGVDVVDSDLERARFDSLTGLASLSWHASDEVLVYATVSQGYKAGGFPIAPLNSVDFTAFDDERTINFEAGVRARTRDRSFVIDAAVFHVLLRDQQLSTAVTIDGLPVSTIANAGKSHSTGFELDVTWRPASFLTLHNATGLAATNIDDYVDAEGRQHRGERFRFTPKWTSFTEAVVTRPVALLGEEGEARLSFAHRFVGRIIQGFGVFADPVFAIGSYNILDVRLALDLAAWRLEIFAENVTDNYVETRAWNTFFFVPDGSRVFSTLLPPRRVGGRISYSF, translated from the coding sequence ATGGCATTCGTGACCCATGCGTCCCGGACCGCCGGGAGCCGCCTTGCCGCCCTCATCGCGGCCGGCGCCACCCTTGCCGTGGTCCCCGCACCGGCCGCGGCGCAGGCGGCCGAGGATTCCCTCGTGCTCGAGGAGATCGTCGTCACGGCGCGCAAGCGGCAGGAGACGCTCTTTTCGGTGCCGATGTCGCTGGCGGTGCTCACGGCCGGCGAAATCGCGCGTGCCGACATCGAGACCAGCGTCGATCTCGTCGGGCGCATTCCCGGGCTGTCGCTGTCGAGCGACGGGCTTTCGCCGGGCCGCGACTTCCGCTTTCTCGTCATCCGCGGCGTCGGCAGCACGACGAGCGGCGATCCGGCGGTGCCCGTCTTCATCGACGGCGTGTATCAGCCGCGGCTCGGCTTCGATGCGGCCTTCTTCGACGTCGAGCGGGTGGAGGTGCTGCGCGGACCCCAGGGCACGCTCTTCGGGCGCAACACCGAAGGCGGCGCGGTCAACATCGTCACCCGCCGTCCTGACGACGAGACCCGCGGGCGGGTCGGTTTTCTCTACGACGAGTTCAACACGCTGCGCGCACAGGGCCAGCTGTCGGGGCCGATCGCGGAAGGCTGGGCCGCCTCGGTGGCGTTCTCGGGCGAGACGACCGACGGCTGGCTCGACAATCCGGTCGTCCCGGCGCGCGCAAAGGGCGATCTCAACACCGTGATCAAGCCGGCCGATGCCAATGACGGGCGCGACATCTACGGCCGCGCGGCGCTTCGCTACTACGGCCGCGACGATCTCGAGTTCATGCTGAGCGCCGACATCCAGGACTTCAAGGGCCTCGCGGGGCTTCCGGGCGTGCCGCGCGGATGCCGCTGCTACGACGTGTTCACCGAGTTCCAGCTCGACGAGCGGGACCGCAACCGCGGCGTTTCCGCGCATCTGGAAAAGGACCTCGCCTTCGGCACGCTCACCGCGATCACCGGCTGGCGGCATCTGTCGACCCGGCTGCCCTTCGACTTCGACGGCGGAGCGGACGTTTCGGGCAACATCCACGACTTCCGCACCCGCCAGGACTTCCTGTCCGAGGAGCTGCGGCTTGCGGGCGCGCGCGGCGCGCTGGACTGGCTGGCGGGCGTCTACGCCTTCCGCGAGAAGCTCGATTCGCGCCGGCGCTATGATCTTCCGAACAATCCGATGCTGCCCGGGCTCGTGATCCGCGCCCAGGACGTGCTCTCGCGCCGCGTCGGTTTCGCGGCCTTCCTGCAGGGCTCCTGGCGCATCGCCGACGACCTCGAGCTGACGCTCGGCGGCCGGTTCTCGAAGGAATGGGCGCGGGCAAAGCTTGCGGTGGACTTCTCGATTGCGGGATTCGGTGTCGATGTCGTGGACTCCGATCTCGAACGCGCCCGGTTCGACAGCCTGACGGGGCTCGCCTCGCTCAGCTGGCATGCCAGCGACGAAGTGCTCGTCTACGCCACCGTCTCCCAGGGCTACAAGGCAGGCGGCTTTCCCATCGCGCCGCTCAACAGCGTCGATTTCACGGCCTTCGACGACGAGCGCACGATCAACTTCGAGGCGGGCGTGCGCGCCCGCACGCGCGACCGGAGCTTCGTCATCGATGCCGCGGTCTTCCACGTCCTGCTGCGCGACCAGCAGCTGTCGACCGCCGTCACCATCGACGGGCTCCCGGTCTCGACGATCGCGAATGCGGGCAAGAGCCATTCGACCGGCTTCGAGCTGGACGTCACGTGGCGGCCGGCGTCCTTCCTCACCCTTCACAACGCCACGGGCCTCGCCGCCACCAACATCGACGACTACGTGGACGCCGAGGGCCGCCAGCACCGGGGCGAGCGCTTCCGCTTCACGCCGAAGTGGACGAGCTTCACGGAGGCGGTCGTGACGCGGCCGGTCGCGCTGCTCGGCGAGGAAGGCGAGGCGCGGCTGAGCTTCGCGCACCGCTTCGTCGGCCGGATCATCCAGGGGTTCGGGGTGTTCGCGGACCCCGTCTTCGCCATCGGCTCCTACAACATTCTCGATGTCAGGCTCGCCCTCGATCTTGCCGCCTGGCGGCTCGAGATCTTCGCCGAGAACGTCACCGACAACTATGTCGAGACCCGCGCCTGGAACACCTTCTTCTTCGTCCCGGACGGCAGCCGCGTGTTCTCCACGCTTCTCCCGCCCCGCCGGGTCGGCGGCCGGATCAGCTACAGCTTCTAG
- the ptsP gene encoding phosphoenolpyruvate--protein phosphotransferase: protein MNELPSRPRVLLRQLHRVMAGPGTAEERLQKVVRLIAQNMVAEVCSVYLVRAGDILELFATEGLNPEAVHRTRLRIGEGLVGLVAQTGLPLRLQDAPRHPHFAYRPETGEEPYHGFLGVPIVHAGRVVGVLVVQNVASRAYTDEEEEALQTVAMVLAELIGSGQLVAREELLPAPGTPEAAATLDGEPLAAGIGMGAAVLHDGSVAVSRYVAEDIDAEHRRLEEALARLRAEVDRLVQNPEIGTGGEHHDILEAYKMFAYDRGWQQRIRAAIDAGLTAEAAVERVALDNRARLEASHDPYLRARLNDLEDLSRRLMRLLTGRSTGRRLEADSVIVARNMGPAELLEYDPAHVKGVVLEEGAPTAHVAILARSLAIPMLGRVRAATRLIAEGDLVIVDAVAGHALLRPQEDVRELYVQAIAAREKEQAAYYAERGLESRSRDGTLIHLFINAGLASDTAALERTGAEGIGLFRTEFQFMLRATLPRLEAQRELYHAVLSAAGERPVHFRTLDLGGDKIVPFLPHEREPNPAMGWRAIRLALDRPVLLRYQLRALMQAAADRELRVMFPMVATAAEFRAARRVLERERTRFARLALPGPRRILVGVMLEVPSLFFELDDILPEIDFLSIGTNDLGQFLFAADRTNPRIAGRYDPLSPALLRFVRAVVEKAARAGVPVTVCGELAGRPLDALALMALGVRRLSMSPSAIGPMRRLVRMVELRRFENFILQALARGEQSLRAELRNFARDHGITLPDGRDFP from the coding sequence GTGAACGAGCTTCCGAGCAGGCCGAGGGTGCTTCTGCGCCAGCTCCACCGCGTCATGGCGGGGCCGGGCACGGCCGAGGAGCGCCTGCAGAAGGTCGTGCGCCTGATCGCCCAGAACATGGTCGCCGAGGTCTGCTCGGTCTATCTCGTGCGCGCGGGCGACATCCTCGAGCTGTTCGCCACCGAGGGCCTCAATCCCGAGGCGGTCCACCGCACCCGGCTGCGGATCGGCGAGGGCCTCGTCGGCCTCGTCGCGCAGACCGGTCTGCCGCTCAGACTTCAGGACGCGCCCCGCCACCCCCACTTCGCCTACCGCCCCGAGACCGGCGAGGAGCCCTATCACGGCTTTCTCGGCGTGCCGATCGTGCATGCCGGGCGGGTCGTCGGCGTGCTCGTGGTCCAGAACGTCGCCTCGCGCGCCTACACCGACGAGGAGGAGGAGGCGCTGCAGACGGTGGCGATGGTGCTGGCCGAGCTCATCGGCTCGGGCCAGCTGGTCGCGCGCGAGGAGCTGCTGCCGGCGCCCGGCACCCCGGAAGCCGCGGCCACCCTGGACGGCGAACCGCTTGCGGCCGGCATCGGCATGGGGGCGGCGGTGCTCCACGACGGCAGCGTCGCGGTCTCGCGCTATGTCGCCGAGGACATCGACGCCGAGCATCGCCGGCTCGAGGAGGCGCTCGCGCGCCTGAGGGCCGAGGTCGACCGCCTGGTCCAGAATCCCGAGATCGGGACCGGCGGCGAACACCACGACATCCTCGAGGCCTACAAGATGTTCGCCTATGACCGCGGCTGGCAGCAGCGCATCCGCGCGGCCATCGATGCGGGGCTGACGGCGGAGGCCGCGGTCGAGCGCGTGGCGCTGGACAACCGCGCCCGGCTCGAGGCCAGCCACGACCCCTATCTGCGCGCGCGGCTCAACGATCTCGAGGACCTCTCGCGGCGGCTGATGCGGCTGCTCACCGGGCGCAGCACCGGCCGGCGGCTCGAGGCCGACAGCGTGATCGTCGCCCGCAACATGGGCCCGGCGGAGCTTCTGGAATACGATCCGGCGCATGTGAAGGGCGTGGTGCTGGAGGAGGGCGCGCCCACGGCCCATGTCGCGATCCTCGCGCGCAGCCTCGCCATTCCGATGCTCGGGCGCGTGCGCGCGGCGACCAGGCTGATCGCGGAAGGCGATCTCGTCATCGTCGACGCGGTGGCCGGCCACGCCCTGCTGCGCCCGCAGGAGGACGTGCGCGAGCTCTACGTCCAGGCGATCGCCGCGCGCGAGAAGGAACAGGCCGCCTATTACGCCGAGCGCGGGCTCGAAAGCCGCAGCCGCGACGGTACGCTGATCCACCTGTTCATCAATGCGGGCCTTGCGAGCGACACCGCCGCCCTCGAACGCACCGGGGCCGAGGGCATCGGCCTGTTCCGCACGGAATTCCAGTTCATGCTGCGCGCCACCCTGCCGCGGCTGGAGGCCCAGCGCGAGCTCTACCACGCGGTGCTGAGCGCGGCGGGCGAGCGCCCGGTCCACTTCCGCACGCTCGACCTCGGCGGCGACAAGATCGTGCCCTTCCTGCCGCATGAGCGCGAGCCCAACCCCGCGATGGGCTGGCGGGCGATCCGGCTGGCCCTCGACCGGCCGGTGCTGCTGCGCTACCAGCTGCGCGCGCTGATGCAGGCGGCGGCCGACCGCGAGCTCAGGGTGATGTTCCCCATGGTCGCGACCGCCGCGGAGTTCCGCGCGGCGCGGCGGGTGCTGGAGCGCGAGAGGACGCGTTTCGCGCGCCTGGCGCTGCCCGGGCCCCGGCGCATCCTCGTCGGCGTCATGCTCGAGGTGCCGTCGCTGTTCTTCGAGCTCGACGACATCCTGCCGGAGATCGACTTCCTGTCCATCGGCACCAATGACCTCGGCCAGTTCCTGTTCGCCGCGGACCGCACCAATCCGCGCATCGCGGGCCGCTACGACCCCCTCTCGCCGGCGCTGCTGCGCTTCGTGCGCGCCGTCGTGGAGAAGGCCGCCCGCGCCGGCGTGCCGGTGACGGTGTGCGGCGAGCTTGCGGGCCGCCCCCTGGACGCGCTGGCGCTGATGGCGCTCGGGGTGCGCCGGCTGTCGATGTCGCCCTCGGCGATCGGGCCGATGCGCCGGCTCGTGCGCATGGTGGAGCTTCGCCGATTCGAAAATTTCATTCTTCAAGCATTGGCGCGGGGAGAACAATCCCTTCGCGCAGAGCTGCGCAATTTTGCGCGCGATCATGGAATCACGCTGCCGGACGGCCGCGATTTTCCCTAA
- a CDS encoding 2-nitropropane dioxygenase produces the protein MTAIRPPSPPPAAPAADAGLRALDALMARGSAFLGAERAIMGGAMTWVSERHLVSAISNAGGFGVLAGGALDVDALRAEIRATRALTGRPFGVNIITLHPAFDALLEMVIAEGVSHVVLGGGLPKGTAIARLKEAGVRVLCFAPSLAVARKLMRAGVDALIIEGAEAGGHVGPVSTQVLAQEILPALGADIPIFVAGGIGHGALIAAYLEMGAAGVQLGTRFVCARESRAHPRFKRAFIRAQARDAVISVQLDPRLPVIPVRALKNAASEAFQRLQREMIARLDRGEVTLEEAQLAVEHFWAGALRRAVVEGDVEHGSLMAGQSVGMVRAEQSAAEIIAELVDQAARHLAHRATAAL, from the coding sequence ATGACCGCGATCCGCCCGCCGTCACCCCCGCCGGCCGCGCCGGCTGCGGATGCGGGTCTGCGCGCGCTCGATGCGCTGATGGCGCGCGGCAGCGCCTTCCTCGGTGCCGAGCGGGCGATCATGGGCGGGGCGATGACCTGGGTGTCCGAGCGCCATCTCGTCTCCGCCATCTCGAACGCCGGCGGCTTCGGGGTGCTGGCCGGCGGCGCGCTCGACGTGGACGCCCTGCGCGCGGAGATCCGCGCCACCCGCGCGCTCACCGGGCGGCCCTTCGGCGTCAACATCATCACGCTGCACCCCGCCTTCGATGCCCTGCTCGAGATGGTGATCGCCGAAGGCGTGAGCCATGTGGTGCTGGGCGGCGGCCTGCCGAAGGGCACGGCGATCGCGCGGCTCAAGGAGGCGGGCGTGCGCGTGCTGTGCTTTGCGCCTTCGCTCGCGGTCGCCCGCAAGCTCATGCGCGCGGGGGTGGATGCGCTCATCATCGAGGGGGCCGAGGCGGGCGGCCATGTGGGTCCCGTCTCGACCCAGGTGCTCGCGCAGGAGATCCTGCCCGCGCTCGGGGCGGACATCCCGATCTTCGTCGCCGGGGGCATCGGCCACGGGGCGCTGATCGCCGCCTATCTGGAGATGGGCGCGGCCGGCGTCCAGCTCGGCACGCGTTTCGTCTGCGCCCGCGAATCCCGGGCGCATCCGCGCTTCAAGCGGGCCTTCATCCGCGCCCAGGCCCGCGATGCCGTGATCTCGGTGCAGCTCGACCCGCGGCTGCCCGTGATCCCCGTGCGCGCGCTGAAGAACGCGGCGAGCGAGGCTTTTCAGCGGCTTCAGCGCGAGATGATCGCGCGCCTCGACCGCGGCGAGGTCACGCTCGAGGAGGCGCAGCTTGCGGTCGAGCATTTCTGGGCCGGGGCGCTGAGACGGGCGGTGGTCGAGGGCGACGTCGAGCACGGCTCGCTGATGGCCGGCCAGAGCGTCGGCATGGTGCGCGCCGAGCAGAGCGCGGCCGAGATCATCGCCGAGCTCGTCGACCAGGCGGCCCGGCACCTCGCGCATCGGGCCACGGCCGCGCTATAG
- a CDS encoding hypothetical protein (possible pseudo, frameshifted), with protein sequence MKVSVIGIGMRSHAGVANTMFTTLAEKGVPILAISTSEIKISVLIDAAYTELALRALHSAYGLDAAE encoded by the coding sequence GTGAAGGTCTCGGTCATCGGCATCGGCATGCGCTCGCATGCGGGGGTGGCGAACACCATGTTCACGACGCTGGCCGAGAAGGGCGTGCCGATCCTCGCGATCTCGACCTCCGAGATCAAGATCTCGGTGCTGATCGACGCGGCCTACACCGAGCTGGCGCTGCGCGCGCTGCACAGCGCCTACGGGCTCGATGCCGCGGAATGA
- a CDS encoding hypothetical protein (possible pseudo, frameshifted): MVTGFQGLGPDNRVTTLGRGGSDTSAVALAAALKADRCDIYTDVDGVYTTDPRIVARARKLDRISYEEMLEMASLGAKVLQIRSVALAMTHGVRVQVLSSFKDEPGTLLVNEDEIVEQELVTGLAYSRSDAVITVYGVPPGPGRVAAVFGPLAEAGIVVDMIVQSKTPAEGEAEITFTVPADDLPRALDVLKAARDASATARSSTTAMS, from the coding sequence GTGGTGACGGGCTTTCAGGGGCTCGGGCCCGACAACCGCGTCACGACCCTGGGCCGCGGCGGGTCGGACACCTCGGCGGTCGCGCTCGCGGCGGCGCTGAAGGCCGACCGCTGCGACATCTACACCGACGTCGACGGGGTCTACACGACGGATCCGCGGATCGTCGCCCGCGCGCGCAAGCTCGACCGCATCTCCTACGAGGAGATGCTGGAGATGGCGTCGCTCGGCGCGAAGGTGCTGCAGATCCGCTCGGTCGCGCTGGCGATGACCCACGGCGTGCGGGTGCAGGTGCTCTCCTCCTTCAAGGACGAGCCCGGCACCCTGCTGGTGAACGAGGATGAGATCGTGGAACAGGAACTCGTCACGGGACTGGCCTATTCCAGGAGCGACGCGGTGATCACCGTCTACGGCGTCCCGCCGGGGCCGGGGCGGGTGGCCGCCGTGTTCGGGCCGCTGGCCGAGGCCGGCATCGTCGTCGACATGATCGTCCAGTCCAAGACGCCGGCCGAGGGCGAGGCGGAGATCACCTTCACCGTGCCGGCGGACGATCTGCCGCGCGCGCTCGACGTGCTGAAGGCGGCGCGCGACGCATCGGCTACCGCGCGCTCGAGCACAACAGCGATGTCGTGA